One window of the Eschrichtius robustus isolate mEscRob2 chromosome 13, mEscRob2.pri, whole genome shotgun sequence genome contains the following:
- the NINJ2 gene encoding ninjurin-2: MLDVALFVSNATQLKVVLEQGPSSLHYTTLVTLISISLLLQVVIGILLMVIARLNLNEVEKQWRLNQLNNAATILVFITVIINVFITAFGAHKTGFLAARTSRTPL; encoded by the exons ATGCTGGACGTGGCCCTCTTTGTGTCTAATGCCACGCAGCTGAAAGTGGTGCTGGAGCAGGGGCCGTCCTCTCTTCACTACACCACCCTCGTCACCCTCATCAGCATCTCTCTGCTCCTGCAGGTGGTCATTGGAATCCTCCTCATGGTCATTG CTCGACTGAACCTCAACGAGGTAGAAAAGCAGTGGCGACTAAACCAGCTCAACAATGCAGCCACCATCTTGGTCttcatcaccgtcatcatcaaCGTCTTCATCACGGCCTTCGGGGCACATAAGACTGGGTTCCTGGCTGCCAGGACCTCAAGGACCCCTCTCTGA